The following DNA comes from Candidatus Binataceae bacterium.
CCCTTATTTATAGTAGATTCGCGAAAATTCAGTGTATGTGCTTTTAGCCTACGGCTCCAGTCTCCTGCCAGCTCCTCCCGCGATCGGCCGATGAAATCCGCCGTGATGTGCTATGAATCGGGGTCGTGGAAGACGGCTTCAAGCGCGGCTGGTACGTTGTCCCATGATCGCCCGGCAGATGACTCTTAGTGGATGGGGTCGCTATCCGCGCGCCTCTTGCGCCGTATATCGGCCCGAGCGCGCGCGCGACATGACTGCGCTCTTCAGTCTGCCAGTGTCAACCCTGGTGGCGCGCGGTGCGGGTCGGGCCTATGGCGATGCGGCGCTCAACCAAACCGGCGCCGTGATCGACCTGCAAAGGCTCAACCGCATCCTGAGTTTCGACCCCAGGGGTCTGGTCTGCTGCGAGGCCGGTGTGACTTTCGCCGACCTGATCGCGGTCTTCCTGCCGCGCGGCTTTTTTCCCCCCGCCTCGCCAGGGACAAAATTCGTCACCCTGGGAGGCGCCCTGGCGGCCGACGTTCACGGTAAGAGCCACCATCGCGAGGGCTCCTTCGCTCGCCACGTCACAAGCTTCAAACTGATACTGCCCAACGGCGAGCTGCGTAGATGCACCCCCGAGGACCGCGATCTGTTCCTGGCCACCGCCGGAGGAATGGGACTGACGGGAGTCATTACCGAACTCGAATTGCGGTTGCGCCCGGTTAGCAGCGCGTATTTGAACGTGGAAACGTTGCCAGCGCGCGATCTCGATCAAGCCTTGGAATTGTTCGATCGGGTCGATAGCCATCAGTATTCGATGGCCTGGATCGATTGCTTAAGCCGGGGACGCGCGATGGGACGCGCCATCGTGATGGCAGGCGATTTCGTTTCGCCCCAGGCACTCGCCCCCGCTCAGCGCGA
Coding sequences within:
- a CDS encoding FAD-binding oxidoreductase; translated protein: MTLSGWGRYPRASCAVYRPERARDMTALFSLPVSTLVARGAGRAYGDAALNQTGAVIDLQRLNRILSFDPRGLVCCEAGVTFADLIAVFLPRGFFPPASPGTKFVTLGGALAADVHGKSHHREGSFARHVTSFKLILPNGELRRCTPEDRDLFLATAGGMGLTGVITELELRLRPVSSAYLNVETLPARDLDQALELFDRVDSHQYSMAWIDCLSRGRAMGRAIVMAGDFVSPQALAPAQREQPWRIAPRTRHRLPVDLPGLLLNNVSVRAFNELYYRVQRHGAGTHISDYDSFFYPLDSIEQWNRLYGRRGFVQYQCVWPLANGRKALIELLDAISHSRRGSFLAVLKRFGPQEGILSFPMEGYTLALDFPMRRGLLEFLEQLDRLIVAHGGRVYLAKDARLQPAQLRQMYPELPRFRAIRDRLDPDHRLASSLSRRLEIDRA